The Xanthomonas fragariae genome has a segment encoding these proteins:
- the der gene encoding ribosome biogenesis GTPase Der, producing the protein MLPLVALVGRPNVGKSTIFNALTRTRDALVHDQPGVTRDRNYGVCRLDGERPFIVVDTGGIAGDEEGLAGATARQARAAAGEADLVLFVVDGREGASSLDDEILAWLRKLARPTVLVVNKIDGTDEETVRSEFARYGFSDVVALSAAHRQGIDELLEEVGARLPEEGAGELLDTDPARVRIAFVGRPNVGKSTLVNRLLGEERMIASEVPGTTRDSIAVDMDRDGRQYRLIDTAGLRRRGKVEEAVEKFSAFKTLQAIEQCQVAVLMLDAGEGVTDQDATILGAILDAGRALVVAINKWDGQTDYQRAQAEDLLSRKLGFVSWAEAVRISALHGSGMRELFQAIHRAHASATHEFSTSEVNQALEIAYETNPPPSIRGHVSKLRYVHPGGANPPTFIVHGTRLKVLPESYKRYLENFFRKRFKLVGTPVRFIFREGANPYEGKRNTLSDRQVARKRRLMRHVKGK; encoded by the coding sequence ATGCTGCCCCTGGTCGCCCTGGTTGGACGGCCCAATGTCGGCAAGTCCACCATTTTTAACGCGCTGACGCGTACCCGTGACGCGCTGGTCCACGACCAGCCTGGGGTTACCCGCGACCGCAATTACGGGGTCTGCCGTCTCGACGGGGAGCGCCCCTTCATTGTCGTCGACACCGGCGGTATCGCCGGCGACGAGGAAGGCCTTGCCGGCGCCACCGCACGTCAGGCACGTGCTGCCGCTGGCGAAGCCGATCTGGTGCTGTTCGTGGTCGATGGCCGCGAAGGCGCGTCCTCACTCGATGACGAGATCCTGGCCTGGCTGCGTAAGCTGGCACGGCCGACCGTGCTGGTCGTCAACAAAATCGACGGCACCGACGAAGAAACCGTGCGCTCGGAATTCGCACGTTACGGCTTCTCCGATGTGGTGGCGTTGTCTGCCGCGCATCGGCAGGGTATTGACGAATTGCTCGAAGAAGTCGGTGCACGTCTGCCTGAGGAAGGTGCTGGCGAGTTGCTCGATACCGATCCGGCGCGTGTGCGCATCGCCTTTGTTGGCCGTCCAAATGTGGGCAAGTCGACCCTGGTCAACCGTCTGCTCGGCGAAGAACGCATGATCGCCTCCGAAGTGCCGGGCACCACGCGCGACTCGATCGCCGTGGACATGGATCGCGATGGTCGCCAATACCGACTGATCGACACGGCGGGTCTGCGCCGTCGGGGCAAGGTCGAAGAGGCGGTGGAGAAGTTCAGCGCGTTCAAGACCCTGCAGGCAATCGAGCAATGCCAGGTTGCGGTGTTGATGCTCGATGCGGGCGAAGGCGTGACCGACCAGGATGCAACCATTCTTGGCGCGATTCTGGACGCTGGTCGTGCCTTGGTCGTGGCGATCAACAAGTGGGACGGGCAGACCGACTACCAGCGTGCGCAGGCCGAAGATCTGCTGTCGCGCAAGCTGGGTTTTGTCAGCTGGGCCGAGGCGGTGCGGATTTCTGCGCTGCATGGCTCGGGCATGCGCGAGTTGTTCCAGGCGATCCATCGTGCACACGCATCGGCCACGCATGAATTCAGCACCAGTGAAGTCAATCAGGCACTGGAAATCGCCTACGAGACCAATCCGCCGCCGAGCATCCGTGGACATGTTTCCAAGCTGCGCTACGTTCATCCGGGCGGCGCCAATCCGCCGACTTTCATCGTGCATGGCACGCGGTTGAAGGTGTTGCCGGAGTCGTACAAGCGCTACCTGGAAAACTTCTTCCGCAAGCGCTTCAAGCTGGTTGGTACGCCCGTGCGTTTTATCTTCCGCGAAGGTGCCAATCCCTACGAAGGCAAGAGGAACACGCTCTCCGACCGGCAGGTCGCGCGCAAGCGGCGCTTGATGCGGCACGTCAAGGGCAAGTAA